From the Desulfovibrio sp. Fe33 genome, one window contains:
- a CDS encoding DMT family transporter codes for MASLALLKNSWVLLYSAILLEVGGTMAIKYSEGFTRFAPSACVVCLYCTSFYAMSLAVKKIELGVAYAIWSGVGIVATSALGVLLFHEGINPKKLLSIVIIMIGVISLNLTSGE; via the coding sequence ATGGCTAGCCTCGCCTTGTTGAAGAACAGTTGGGTGCTGCTCTATTCCGCCATCCTGCTCGAAGTGGGCGGCACCATGGCGATCAAGTATTCCGAGGGGTTCACCAGGTTCGCTCCATCGGCCTGCGTGGTCTGCCTCTATTGCACCTCGTTCTACGCCATGAGCCTGGCGGTAAAGAAGATCGAATTGGGCGTGGCCTACGCCATATGGTCGGGCGTGGGCATCGTGGCCACCTCGGCCCTGGGCGTCCTGCTTTTCCACGAGGGGATCAACCCAAAAAAGCTGCTCAGTATCGTCATTATCATGATCGGCGTCATCTCGCTCAACCTCACTTCGGGCGAGTAG